The following proteins come from a genomic window of Diprion similis isolate iyDipSimi1 chromosome 8, iyDipSimi1.1, whole genome shotgun sequence:
- the LOC124408490 gene encoding fatty acyl-CoA reductase wat produces the protein MTIIAEDITSVRRTPIQEFYADQKVFITGGTGFLGKILVEKLLRSCPELSTIYLLIRTKKGKDVHNRLDDIFNDSIFDRLKSEQPKYRHKVVVVSGDCSLPNLGLSNDDRELLTREASIVFHVAATVRFDEQLKYATAINVNGTKEVLDICRSMYNLKSVIYVSTAYSNCNRSIIEEKIYSPPISGDTLGKLAEGMDEAKLNKITPTLLGDYPNTYAFTKAIAESTSKEYGKDLPLGIFRPAMVVSTAYEPAEGWIDNVFGPTGGIVGAGAGLIRTFNVDSECTAELVPVDMTVNALIATAWDIALNKNITTEPPTYNYVATTKNKNITWGEYNDLALKYGTLSPSTRSIWCYVNYTTKYVMLYNILTILLHLLPALLLDTGLVLTGQSPKMLKIYKKIHKFASCTSYFARNTWQFQTDNVRTLWNKLATEDQNTFFFSMEDFDWDSYMKKYITGLRTYIFKDDPSTIPAARKRMAVMKVLHNIIVHSFLAFVLWSCYKLVSFGLSFGYTAGTTAVNENIVAVR, from the exons GTGGCACTGGATTTTTGGGTAAAATTCTCGTGGAGAAATTATTGCGAAGCTGTCCAGAGCTGTCAACGATTTACCTTCTGATTCGAACAAAGAAGGGCAAAGACGTCCATAATCGGCTAGACGATATCTTCAACGATTCC ATCTTCGATCGTCTGAAGTCAGAACAGCCCAAATACCGGCACAAGGTAGTCGTAGTTTCCGGCGACTGCAGCTTGCCCAACTTGGGCTTGTCCAACGACGACAGAGAGCTTTTAACTCGCGAAGCTTCCATCGTTTTTCACGTTGCCGCGACGGTGCGATTCGACGAACAACTCAAGTACGCCACTGCGATTAACGTCAACGGCACGAAGGAGGTGCTCGACATCTGTCGATCCATGTACAATTTAAAA tccgTAATCTACGTATCGACGGCATACAGCAACTGCAACCGCTCAattatcgaagaaaaaatttactcaccgcCTATCTCAG GTGACACCCTTGGAAAGCTAGCGGAAGGTATGGACGAAGCTAAGCTGAACAAAATCACACCAACCCTTTTAGGAGATTATCCCAACACCTATGCGTTCACTAAAGCGATCGCAGAGTCAACGTCTAAGGAATACGGCAAGGATCTACCCTTGGGTATATTCAGACCAGCAATGG TTGTCTCGACTGCCTACGAACCGGCCGAGGGCTGGATCGACAACGTCTTCGGGCCAACAGGTGGAATCGTCGGTGCCGGTGCTGGCCTTATCAGAACATTCAACGTGGACAGTGAATGCACCGCTGAATTAGTGCCCGTCGACATGACCGTAAATGCGCTGATTGCCACAGCTTGGGACATTGCTCTGAACAA AAACATAACGACCGAACCTCCAACTTATAACTACGTAGCGACgacaaaaaacaagaacatCACCTGGGGCGAGTACAATGATTTGGCCCTCAAGTATGGAACACTGAGTCCAAGCACCCGCAGTATATGGTGCTACGTTAACTACACAACCAAGTACGTCATGCTCTACAATATACTGACGATACTTCTGCATCTCCTACCTGCGCTGCTTCTCGACACGGGTCTAGTTCTTACTGGCCAAAGTCCAAA GATGCTCAAGATATACAAAAAGATCCACAAATTTGCATCGTGCACTTCGTACTTTGCGCGAAACACATGGCAGTTCCAAACCGACAATGTACGAACACTTTGGAACAAATTAGCTACCGAAGACCAGaacacatttttcttttccatggAAGACTTCGACTGGGACAGCTATATGAAAAAGTACATAACCGGGCTAAGAACATACATTTTCAAGGATGATCCGAGCACGATTCCTGCCGCACGAAAGCGAATGGCAGT gaTGAAGGTGCTCCACAATATTATCGTACACTCGTTCCTGGCGTTCGTACTCTGGAGCTGCTATAAATTAGTGTCGTTCGGTCTGTCCTTCGGCTATACAGCAGGAACGACTGCCGTCAATGAGAACATCGTAGCTGTTCGGTAA